The genome window CGCTGCTGCTCTCCAAGGCGAAGGACAACAACGCCTCCGCCGCCATCGGCCCGTTCATCCGGCTGTTCGACGCGGGCTTCACCATGGCCGATGCGGAGAAGATTTCTGTCCGCCTGAACGTGCGCGGCGCCGATGACGGCTTCGTGATGGACGGAATTTCGCCGATGAGCGAGATTTCCCGCCGCCCGATCGACATTGTGAACCAGACGCTGAACGCCGATCACCAGTACCCGGACGGCTTCATGCTCTACCTCGGCACGCTGTTCGCGCCCACGCAGGACCGCGGCGCGCCGGGCGCGGGCTTCACCCACAAGGTGGGAGACCGGGTGGAGATCTCCGCCCCGGAACTGGGCGCATTGGTCAATTGGGTTGACCTCTCGGGCACCTGTCCGCCATGGAAGTACGGCGTGACGGCGCTCATGCAGTCTCTCTCGAAACGCAACCTGATCTGAAGGACGCGAGATCATGAAGCAACTCTACATCGGCGGCGCCTGGACGGCGGGCACCGCCGAGCGGCCCAACGTGAACCCCTCCGACCTGTCGGACATCGTGGACACCTACGCCCAGGCCGATGCCGCGATGACCACCCAGGCCATCGACGCGGCCGCCGCCGCCTTCCCGGCCTGGGCCCGCTCCGGCCCGCAGCAGCGCTACGACATCCTGCAGCGGGTGGCCGACGAGATCACCGCGCGCGCCGACGAGCTGGGGGACCTGCTGGCCCGCGAGGAGGGCAAGACCCTGCCCGAGGCGAAGGGCGAGGTGTTGCGCGCCGCCCAGATCTTCCGCTTCTTCTCCGGCGAGGCGCTGCGCCTCACTGGCGAGACGGTTCCTTCCGTGCGCCCCGGCGTGGGCGTGGAGATCACCCGTGAGCCGATGGGCGTGGTGGGCATCATCACGCCGTGGAACTTTCCCATCGCCATCCCGGCGTGGAAGATCGCCCCGGCGCTCTGCTACGGCAACACCGTGGTGTTCAAGCCGGCGGACCTGGTGCCCGGCTCTGCCTGGGCGCTGGCGGACATCATCGCGCGCGCCGGGGTGCCGGAGGGCGTGTTCAACCTGGTGATGGGCCGCGGCTCCGTGGTGGGCGAGACCATCCTGTCGGACGCCCGCGTGGCCGCGGTGAGCTTCACCGGCTCGGTGAACACCGGCCGCCACGTGGCTTCGAAATGCGTCGAGCACATGCGCAAGTTCCAGCTGGAGATGGGCGGCAAGAACCCCATGGTGGTGCTCGATGACGCCGACATCAACGTGGCGGTGGACGCCTGCGTGAACGGCGCCTTCTTCTCCACCGGCCAGCGCTGCACCGCCTCCTCGCGCCTCATCGTGACCGAGGGCATCCATGACCGCTTCATCGACGCGATGGTGGCGAAGCTGGAAGGCCTGAAGATCGGCGACGCCCGCGCCGCCGGCACCCATATCGGCCCGGTGGTGGACGAGAGCCAGCTCGCGGTCGACGAGGGCTACATCGCGAAGGCGAAGGACGAGGGCGGCAAGCTCGTCTTCGGCGGCGACCGGGTGAAGGGCGACACCGAGGGCTTCTACCTCGCCCCCGCGCTCTTCACCGAGACCACGCAGGCCATGACCATCAACCGCGAGGAGGTATTCGGCCCCGTCGCCTCCGTGGTGCGGGTGAAGGATTACGAGGAAGCGCTGGCGGCGGCGAATGACACGCCCTTCGGCCTGTCCTCGGGCATCTGCACCACCTCGCTGAAATACGCCACGCATTTCCGCCGCAACGCGGAAGCGGGCATGGTGATGGTCAACCTGCCCACGGCGGGCGTGGACTATCACGTTCCCTTCGGCGGCCGGAAGGGCTCGTCCTTCGGCCCGCGCGAGCAGGGGAAATATGCAGCCGAGTTCTTCACCACGGTGAAGACTGCCTATACGCTGCCCTGACGCGACCCGTTGCCCCGGCCGCCGCGCCGGGGCCTCACCGCGTGCCGCAGGCGGCATGCGCGAGGTCCCGGGCCAGGCCCGGGACACCGGACAGCCTTTTGCAACCGGGGGCCCGGCCCCCAGGGAGAGAGAAGATGACCCGCAGATTCCGCTCACGTGAGTGGTTCGACGACCCCCACCGCCCCGACCAGGTCGCCCTCTACATGGAGAAGTACCTCGGCTGGCGCTATTCCTACGAGGAGCTGCGCTCCGGCAAGCCGATCATCGGCATCGCCCAGACAGGCTCCGATCTCTCGCCCTGCAACCGCGTGCACATCCAGCTCGCCGACCGGGTGCGCGAAGGCATCCGCGAGGCCGGCGGCATTCCGCTGGAATTCCCCGTCCACCCCATCCAGGAAACCGGCAAGCGCCCCACCGCGGCGCTGGACCGGAACCTCGCCTACATGGGCCTGGTCGAGACGCTCTACGGCTATCCGATCGACGCCGTCGTCCTCACCACCGGCTGCGACAAGACCACGCCCGCCTGCCTGATGGCGGCCGCGACCGTGGACATCCCGGCGATCGTGCTCTCCGGCGGCCCCTCGCTGGACGGGTATTTCGAGGGCGACGACCTGGTAGGCGCCGGCACCATCGTGTGGCGGATGCGCCGCAAGCTGGCGCGCGGCGAGATCACCGAGGAGCAGTTCTTCCGCGCCTGCGCCGGCTCCGTGCCTTCCATGGGCCATTGCAACACCATGGGCACCGCGAGCACGATGAACGGCCTGGCGGAGGCGCTCGGCATGTCGCTCACCGGCTGCGCCGCCATTCCGGCGCCCTACGCCGACCGCTCGACCATGGCCTATCAGACCGGGCTGCGCATCGTCGGCCTCGCGCATGAGGACGTGAAGCCCTCCGACGTGCTGACGCGGGACGCCTTCCTCAACGCGATCGCCACGAACTCCGCCCTCGGCGGCTCCACCAACGCCCAGCCGCACCTGCAGGCCATCGCAGCCCATGTGGGCGTGGAGCTGAAACCCTCGGACTGGCAGCTCTACGGCCATGACGTGCCGCTGCTGGTGAACATGCAGCCGGCGGGCAAATACCTCGGCGAGGGGTTCTACCGCGCCGGCGGCGTGCCCTCGGTGATGTATGAACTGCGCGAGGCCGGCCTGCTGCGCGACACGCTCACCGTCACCGGCAAGACCATGTTCGCCAATCTCGACGGCCGCGAGGCGGAAAACCGCGAGGTGATCTTCCCCTTCGAGACGCCGCTCTCCGAGAAGGCAGGTTTCGTGGTGATGACCGGGAACCTCTTCGACACCGCGATCATGAAAACCTCCGTCATCTCGCCGGAGTTCCGCGCCCGCTACCTCTCCACCCCCGGCAACGAGGGGGTCTACGAGGGCCGGGCCATCGTGTTCGACGGCTCGGAGGATTACCACGACCGCATCAACGACCCCGCGCTCAACATCGACGACAGCTGCATCCTGGTGATCCGCGGCTGCGGCCCGGTGGGCTGGCCCGGCTCGGCGGAAGTGGTGAACATGCAGCCGCCCGACGCGCTGCTGCGCCAGGGCATCACCTCGCTGCCGACCATCGGGGACGGGCGCCAGTCCGGCACCGCCGACAGCCCGTCGATCCTCAACGCCTCGCCGGAAGCGGCCATCGGCGGCGGGCTCGCCTGGCTGCGCACCGACGACATCATCCGCATCGACCTCAACAAGGGCCGCTGCGATGCGCTGGTCGACGAGGCCACATGGGAGGCGCGCAAGGCCGATGGCCTGCCGGCGATCCCCGCCAGCCAGACGCCCTGGCAGGAGCTTGCCCGCCAGACCGTGGGCCAGCTCGCCCAGGGCGGATGCATGGATCTCGCGGTGAAATACCAGAAGATCTCCAACACGGTGCCCCGGCACAACCACTGAACGCGCGCCGGCCCCCCCCCCCGCGGAAAGGGGGGCCGGCTGCCCGCCCGCCACGGGCCGGCGCAGGAAACCCGGAGCGGGCGGCGCCGCCGCCGACGCGGCCCGGCCGGAGACATCGTGATCCCGCTTGCGCCCGCCGGCGCCGGGGCAGGGGTTGACCCCGGCGCCCACAGGTAACATTGTCGACAATAATCCGTCCGACAGGAGACCCCGTGATGCCCGTTGCCCAACTCAGCCCGAAACACAACCTCCAGCAGGAGCGCGAGGACCTCGCGGCGACCTTCCGCTGGACGGCCCGCCTGAACATGCACGAGGGGGTGGCCAACCACTACTCCCTGGCGGTGAACGAGGAGGGCACCCAGTTCCTCATGAACCCCAACCAGATGCACTTCAGCCTGATCAAGGCGAGTGACCTGCTGTTCCTCGACGCGAACGACCCCAGCTCCATGGAAGGCCCCGACGCGCCGGACCCGACGGCCTGGGGCCTGCACGGCACCATCCACCGCAACCTGCCGCACGCGCGCTGCGCCATGCACGTGCACTCGATCTACGCCACCGTGATCGCGATGCTGGAGGACAGCTCGCTGCCCGCCGTGGACCAGAACTCCGCCATGTTCCACAACCGCGTCGCCGTCGACACCCAGTACGGCGGGCTCGCTTTCGAGGAGGAGGCCCAGCGCTGCTGCCAGCTTCTGGCGGACCCGATGAAGAAGGTGCTCATCATGGGCAACCACGGCATCATGGTGGTGGGCGACAGCGTGGCCGACACGTTCAACCGGCTCTACTACTTCGAGCGCGCCGCGGAGACCTACGTGAAGGCGCTGTGGACCGGCAAGCCGATCCGCGCGCTCTCCGACGCCGTGGCCGAGAAGACCGCGCAGGAGATCGAGGCCTACCCGGAGCAGGCCGACAAGCTGATGATCGCCATCCGGCAGATCCTGGAGCGCGACGGCGAGGACTTCCGCCTCTGAGCGCACCCGGCGGGCCCGCCGCGGCCCGCCGACCCCAGCCGGCCTGCCCACCCCTGCCGATTGACAGCGGCCCCCCTTCCGATCTAGAAGGTTAACCTGTTAATGGATTGCGGGGGCCGGATGCCGCATCTGAGTTTCGAATATTCACCCGATCTCGACACCCGCATCGACATGCAGGCCTTCGCGGCGCTGCTGCGCGACGCCATGGTGGAGACCGGACTGTTCCCGCTGGGGGGCATCCGGGTGCGCGGCCTGCGCTGCGCCGTGGTCGAGATCGCCGACGGGGCGGAAGCCTACGGCTTCATCGACATGGTGCTGCGCATTGGCGAGGGGCGCAGCCCGCAACAGCGGGCCATGGCCGCCGAACAGGTCTATGCCGCGGCGGAGACCTTCCTGCGCGCCCGGCTCGGAGCGCTGCCCTTCATGCTCAGCCTCGAGATCCGCGAAATCGTGACCGAATTCTCCATCCGCCGCTACAGCACGGTGCACGCTGCCGTTTCGGCGCGCGCCGGCGCATGAGCGGACACTCGCGGCAATTCGAACGCGCACTGCCGATTGCCCTGTTGCGGGCGCGCGAGGCGACGATGCGGCTGTTCAAGCCGCATGTGGACGCCCATGGCCTCAGCCTGCCGCAATGGCGGGTGATGCGCGCGCTGGCCGAAATGGGGCCGCTGGACGCCACCGAACTGTCCGAGCGCTGCGCCATCCTCGGCCCCAGCCTCACCCGTATCCTGCGCGCGCTGGAGGACCGCGGCTTCACCGCACCCTCCGGCGAGCCCTCGCGCGATGCGCGCCGCCGCGTCGTGGTGCTCACGCAGGAGGGCGCGGCGCTGTTCCACAGCATGGTGCCGGAATCCGAGCGCATCTACCGCGAGCTGGAGGCGGAATTCGGCTCCGAACGGCTGGAAACCCTGCTCACCCTGCTGGAGGACCTGCGCGAGGCCGCCACGCGCCTCCGCCCCCGGGAGGACTGATCGCGCCCGCTCGCGCGCCGCGCGCAAATGCGCTTCCCCTCGGCAGCGCCGCGCCCTATCTTGCGCTCCATGAACAAGAAGATTTCCACAGGCAGCAGCGTGCAGAACCCCGGGGATGCATACGAGCTGATCCTGAAGATCATCGATGACGGGCTCATCGGGCCCGGCGGGCGGTTGGTCGAAAGCGAACTGGCCGAACGCTTCGGCGTGTCGCGCACGCCGATCCGCGAGGCGCTCAAACGCCTGGAAACGCAGGGTGTCGTCACGCGGGACGGGCGCAGCCTCATCGTGTCCAGCCTCGATCACGACCAGCTGGGCGAGCTCTACGTGGTGCGCGCCACGCTCGAGGGCCTGGCTGCGCGGCTCGCGGCAATGCATGCCGCGCGCGAGGAGATCTCCGTGCTGCGCGAACTCCTGGAGCGCGACCGCGACCTGGTGGACAACGCCACCGCCCTGGCCCGGGCCAACAAGCGCTTCCATCACCAGATCCACCTCGCCAGCCACAACCGCTACCTGATCCAGCAGCTCGTGGCCGTGCACCAGGCCATGGCGCTGGTGGCCACCACCTCGCTGGCCGCCGAAGGCCGGGGGGAGCAGGCGCTCGCCGAGCATGAGGCCATTCTGGAGGCCATCGCCGCGCGCCGGCCGGACGAGGCCGATGCCGCGATGCATGCCCACCTGTCGCAAGCCTATGAAACCCGGCTGAAACTGGACGCAGGAAAGATCGTATGAAGGATATTGCCGCGCGCATCGCCAGCGCCCGCACCGCCGGAGACCGGTTCGTGGCCGAGCCCGGGCTCACCGACATCGAAGCCGGCCTCGCGGCGCAGGACCTCGTGACCGAGCTGCTCGGCTGCGTGGGCGGCTACAAGATTTCCTGGAACACCGCCGCGGCGATGACACAGATGAACCTGCCGCATCCGGGCTACGGCCGGGTGCTCGCGGACGGCATCCGCGAGAGCGGCGCCGTTC of Paroceanicella profunda contains these proteins:
- a CDS encoding aldehyde dehydrogenase family protein — protein: MKQLYIGGAWTAGTAERPNVNPSDLSDIVDTYAQADAAMTTQAIDAAAAAFPAWARSGPQQRYDILQRVADEITARADELGDLLAREEGKTLPEAKGEVLRAAQIFRFFSGEALRLTGETVPSVRPGVGVEITREPMGVVGIITPWNFPIAIPAWKIAPALCYGNTVVFKPADLVPGSAWALADIIARAGVPEGVFNLVMGRGSVVGETILSDARVAAVSFTGSVNTGRHVASKCVEHMRKFQLEMGGKNPMVVLDDADINVAVDACVNGAFFSTGQRCTASSRLIVTEGIHDRFIDAMVAKLEGLKIGDARAAGTHIGPVVDESQLAVDEGYIAKAKDEGGKLVFGGDRVKGDTEGFYLAPALFTETTQAMTINREEVFGPVASVVRVKDYEEALAAANDTPFGLSSGICTTSLKYATHFRRNAEAGMVMVNLPTAGVDYHVPFGGRKGSSFGPREQGKYAAEFFTTVKTAYTLP
- a CDS encoding IlvD/Edd family dehydratase is translated as MTRRFRSREWFDDPHRPDQVALYMEKYLGWRYSYEELRSGKPIIGIAQTGSDLSPCNRVHIQLADRVREGIREAGGIPLEFPVHPIQETGKRPTAALDRNLAYMGLVETLYGYPIDAVVLTTGCDKTTPACLMAAATVDIPAIVLSGGPSLDGYFEGDDLVGAGTIVWRMRRKLARGEITEEQFFRACAGSVPSMGHCNTMGTASTMNGLAEALGMSLTGCAAIPAPYADRSTMAYQTGLRIVGLAHEDVKPSDVLTRDAFLNAIATNSALGGSTNAQPHLQAIAAHVGVELKPSDWQLYGHDVPLLVNMQPAGKYLGEGFYRAGGVPSVMYELREAGLLRDTLTVTGKTMFANLDGREAENREVIFPFETPLSEKAGFVVMTGNLFDTAIMKTSVISPEFRARYLSTPGNEGVYEGRAIVFDGSEDYHDRINDPALNIDDSCILVIRGCGPVGWPGSAEVVNMQPPDALLRQGITSLPTIGDGRQSGTADSPSILNASPEAAIGGGLAWLRTDDIIRIDLNKGRCDALVDEATWEARKADGLPAIPASQTPWQELARQTVGQLAQGGCMDLAVKYQKISNTVPRHNH
- a CDS encoding class II aldolase and adducin N-terminal domain-containing protein → MPVAQLSPKHNLQQEREDLAATFRWTARLNMHEGVANHYSLAVNEEGTQFLMNPNQMHFSLIKASDLLFLDANDPSSMEGPDAPDPTAWGLHGTIHRNLPHARCAMHVHSIYATVIAMLEDSSLPAVDQNSAMFHNRVAVDTQYGGLAFEEEAQRCCQLLADPMKKVLIMGNHGIMVVGDSVADTFNRLYYFERAAETYVKALWTGKPIRALSDAVAEKTAQEIEAYPEQADKLMIAIRQILERDGEDFRL
- a CDS encoding 5-carboxymethyl-2-hydroxymuconate Delta-isomerase, which codes for MPHLSFEYSPDLDTRIDMQAFAALLRDAMVETGLFPLGGIRVRGLRCAVVEIADGAEAYGFIDMVLRIGEGRSPQQRAMAAEQVYAAAETFLRARLGALPFMLSLEIREIVTEFSIRRYSTVHAAVSARAGA
- the hpaR gene encoding homoprotocatechuate degradation operon regulator HpaR, with protein sequence MSGHSRQFERALPIALLRAREATMRLFKPHVDAHGLSLPQWRVMRALAEMGPLDATELSERCAILGPSLTRILRALEDRGFTAPSGEPSRDARRRVVVLTQEGAALFHSMVPESERIYRELEAEFGSERLETLLTLLEDLREAATRLRPRED
- a CDS encoding GntR family transcriptional regulator produces the protein MNKKISTGSSVQNPGDAYELILKIIDDGLIGPGGRLVESELAERFGVSRTPIREALKRLETQGVVTRDGRSLIVSSLDHDQLGELYVVRATLEGLAARLAAMHAAREEISVLRELLERDRDLVDNATALARANKRFHHQIHLASHNRYLIQQLVAVHQAMALVATTSLAAEGRGEQALAEHEAILEAIAARRPDEADAAMHAHLSQAYETRLKLDAGKIV